Proteins encoded in a region of the Photobacterium angustum genome:
- the htpG gene encoding molecular chaperone HtpG: protein MSEQVVDKNKETRGFQSEVKQLLHLMIHSLYSNKEIFLRELISNASDAADKLRFKALSQSDLYGDDSNLCVKLSINEQAGTLTISDNGIGMTREQAIEHLGTIAKSGTKEFFSQLKEDESKDSQLIGQFGVGFYSAFIVADSVTVNTRAADVAADEAVSWQSAGEGDYSIETITKANRGTDIILHLREDDKEFLNEYRLREIVGKYSDHIGIPVLIQTEEKDEEGKVTGTKWDQINKAQALWTRNKSDISEEEYKEFYNHVAHDYAEPLVWSHNRVEGKQDYTSLLYIPSTAPWDLNNRDGQHGLKLYVQRVFIMDDAQQFMPTYLRFVRGLIDSNDLPLNVSREILQDNKVTQALRKACTKRVLQMLERMAKNDAEKYQTFWKAFGQVLKEGLAEDFANRDKIANLLRFSSTENDSQEQTVSLADYVSRMKENQDKIYYLTADNFNAAKHSPHLEQFRAKGLEVILMYDRIDEYLMGHLPEFEGKQFQAITKSDLDLSSFDDEEVKEKQKETEKEFASVTERTKSYLGTRVKDVRATFKLHDTPAVVVTDENEMGTQMAKLLAAAGHDAPEVQYIFELNPEHALVKKMADEADEEVFGRWVEFLLGEAMLAERGTMEDPSQFLAAINKLLIK, encoded by the coding sequence ATGAGCGAGCAAGTAGTTGATAAAAATAAGGAAACTCGTGGTTTTCAGTCGGAAGTAAAACAATTACTTCACCTAATGATCCATTCACTTTACTCGAATAAAGAGATTTTCTTACGTGAATTGATCTCAAATGCGTCTGATGCGGCAGATAAGCTACGTTTTAAAGCCTTATCACAGTCTGATTTGTATGGTGACGATTCTAACCTATGCGTTAAGTTATCAATCAATGAGCAAGCGGGTACATTAACTATTAGTGATAATGGTATTGGTATGACTCGTGAGCAGGCGATTGAGCATTTAGGCACAATTGCTAAATCAGGTACGAAAGAATTCTTCTCTCAGCTCAAAGAGGACGAAAGTAAAGATTCGCAACTGATTGGTCAATTTGGTGTGGGTTTTTACTCAGCATTCATTGTGGCAGATTCGGTAACGGTTAATACACGTGCGGCTGATGTTGCGGCTGATGAAGCGGTAAGTTGGCAGTCTGCTGGTGAAGGTGATTACAGTATTGAAACTATCACTAAAGCGAATCGTGGTACTGATATTATCTTGCACCTACGTGAAGATGATAAAGAGTTCTTAAATGAGTATCGCTTACGTGAGATCGTTGGTAAGTATTCAGACCATATTGGTATTCCTGTTCTTATTCAAACCGAAGAAAAAGACGAAGAAGGTAAAGTAACAGGAACAAAGTGGGATCAGATCAATAAGGCCCAAGCATTGTGGACACGTAATAAGTCCGACATCAGTGAGGAAGAATATAAAGAATTCTACAATCACGTTGCGCATGATTACGCAGAGCCATTGGTATGGTCACATAACCGCGTTGAAGGTAAGCAAGATTACACTAGTCTGCTTTACATCCCGTCGACGGCACCTTGGGATCTGAATAATCGAGATGGTCAGCATGGCTTAAAACTGTATGTACAACGTGTATTTATTATGGATGATGCACAGCAGTTCATGCCGACATACCTGCGCTTTGTGCGCGGCTTAATTGATTCAAACGATCTGCCACTGAACGTATCACGCGAAATTCTACAAGATAACAAGGTGACTCAAGCGCTACGTAAAGCGTGTACTAAGCGTGTGTTGCAAATGCTTGAGCGTATGGCGAAAAATGATGCTGAGAAGTATCAGACGTTCTGGAAAGCGTTTGGTCAGGTATTAAAAGAAGGTTTAGCTGAAGATTTTGCGAATCGCGACAAAATTGCTAACTTGCTGCGATTTAGCTCTACAGAAAATGACTCACAAGAGCAAACAGTATCGCTTGCCGATTACGTGAGCCGCATGAAAGAAAACCAAGATAAGATCTATTATCTAACCGCAGATAATTTCAATGCAGCGAAACATAGCCCACACCTAGAGCAATTCCGTGCGAAAGGGTTGGAAGTGATCTTGATGTACGATCGTATTGATGAATATCTAATGGGCCACTTGCCTGAATTTGAAGGTAAGCAGTTCCAAGCGATTACCAAATCTGATCTTGATCTTTCAAGCTTTGATGATGAAGAAGTGAAAGAGAAGCAAAAAGAGACGGAAAAAGAATTTGCTTCAGTTACTGAGCGTACAAAAAGTTACCTAGGCACACGTGTAAAAGATGTACGTGCAACGTTCAAACTTCATGACACACCAGCTGTTGTTGTGACAGATGAAAACGAAATGGGTACTCAAATGGCGAAACTGCTAGCAGCAGCAGGCCATGATGCGCCAGAGGTTCAATACATTTTTGAATTAAACCCAGAGCACGCATTGGTTAAGAAAATGGCTGATGAAGCGGATGAAGAAGTGTTTGGTCGTTGGGTTGAATTCTTGCTAGGTGAAGCGATGTTAGCTGAACGCGGTACGATGGAAGACCCTTCACAGTTCCTTGCTGCTATTAACAAGTTGCTGATTAAATAA
- a CDS encoding transcriptional regulator: protein MPTHAKKFLIGQRFIFDPNDNSLIDKLENNELIRLGSNESRALSLLIEDPSLIITRQRIHDYVWREQGFEVDDSSLTQAISTLRKALKDSTKSPAFVKTVPKRGYQIIATVDTYVDEEDADCNDAQQETLAHPEHIPLIDTQSVDVTDSEIVEQITGPESSIPPSIETKPKITWLGWVALVIALILPIAVNLSMPPKSAAFRPLLQVDGVKIYTPISNPVMKDWNNMISSCVSNYLKNHQDEGKPTEVIVTGGQNNQLYLNYLHSSSVPMENITLRLLTSHEDNVKLCQ, encoded by the coding sequence ATGCCTACACACGCAAAAAAGTTTTTAATCGGACAACGATTCATTTTTGATCCAAACGATAACAGTTTGATTGATAAACTAGAAAATAATGAGTTAATTCGTTTGGGCAGTAATGAAAGCCGTGCCTTGAGTCTTCTAATCGAAGATCCAAGCCTCATTATTACTCGCCAACGTATTCACGATTATGTTTGGCGTGAACAAGGCTTTGAAGTCGATGACTCAAGTCTAACTCAAGCTATTTCAACGCTACGTAAAGCACTAAAAGACTCAACCAAGTCGCCTGCATTCGTTAAAACTGTACCTAAACGTGGTTACCAAATCATTGCCACTGTGGATACCTATGTCGATGAAGAAGACGCTGATTGTAATGATGCACAACAAGAAACCTTAGCGCATCCAGAGCATATACCCCTTATTGATACACAAAGTGTTGATGTTACAGATAGCGAGATCGTTGAACAAATAACAGGGCCTGAATCATCTATACCACCCTCAATAGAAACCAAACCGAAGATAACATGGCTTGGTTGGGTAGCACTGGTGATCGCCTTAATATTACCCATTGCTGTCAATTTAAGTATGCCACCAAAATCGGCAGCTTTTCGTCCACTTCTTCAAGTTGATGGCGTAAAAATTTACACACCAATCAGTAATCCTGTGATGAAAGATTGGAACAATATGATCAGCAGTTGTGTAAGTAATTATTTGAAAAATCATCAAGATGAAGGTAAACCAACCGAAGTCATCGTCACCGGTGGACAAAATAATCAGCTGTATTTGAATTATTTACATAGCAGTAGTGTACCAATGGAAAACATCACCTTACGTTTGCTGACTAGCCATGAGGATAATGTGAAATTATGCCAGTAA
- a CDS encoding regulatory protein ToxS has protein sequence MPVNSPITFSHIIRKYWPFGILAISITVCSWVYFSTDYKQEQLLMSREWQSTTFSRIEPTQLDNLGTLRKVKQNSNMVYLPNHTYSRITTLELYSEKPTPVTIHISESGQWDVSGGYLLTEPTEFKDVTSGTNIDFDDKQLNVVKDIFRMNAQESRRIDVINKNSLLLTSLTYGSNILYSL, from the coding sequence ATGCCAGTAAATTCTCCTATTACCTTTTCGCATATTATTCGTAAGTATTGGCCTTTTGGGATCCTTGCTATTTCTATCACAGTCTGTAGTTGGGTTTATTTTTCAACGGATTACAAGCAAGAGCAGCTACTGATGTCACGAGAATGGCAAAGTACGACATTTAGTCGCATTGAGCCAACACAACTCGATAATTTAGGCACACTACGTAAAGTAAAACAAAACAGTAATATGGTGTATTTGCCTAACCATACCTATTCGCGTATTACGACGTTAGAGCTTTATAGTGAGAAACCAACGCCCGTAACAATTCATATTTCTGAATCTGGTCAATGGGATGTCAGTGGTGGCTATCTGCTCACTGAGCCAACAGAGTTTAAAGATGTAACATCGGGTACAAATATTGATTTTGATGATAAGCAACTTAATGTTGTAAAAGATATTTTCAGAATGAATGCGCAAGAAAGCCGTCGTATTGATGTGATAAACAAAAACTCACTGTTATTAACCAGTTTAACCTACGGCTCCAATATTCTTTACTCGCTGTAA
- the recR gene encoding recombination mediator RecR, translating to MRTSHLLEHLMEALRCLPGVGPKSAQRMAFSLLQRNRQGGLQLADALSQAMTEIGHCRDCRTFTEDDVCAICENPRRQENGLICVVESPADIVAVEATGQFSGRYFVLMGHLSPLDGIGPSDIGLDRLENRLQHENISELILATNPTVEGEATAHYIAELCHEYGVPASRIAHGVPVGGELELVDGTTLSHSLAGRQRL from the coding sequence ATGCGTACCAGTCACTTACTGGAGCATTTAATGGAAGCTTTACGCTGTCTACCGGGGGTTGGTCCTAAGTCTGCACAGCGTATGGCTTTTAGTTTGCTACAGCGTAATCGTCAAGGTGGTTTACAGCTTGCAGATGCACTGAGTCAGGCAATGACTGAAATTGGACATTGCCGTGATTGTCGAACATTTACTGAAGATGATGTTTGTGCCATTTGTGAGAACCCTCGTCGCCAAGAAAACGGTTTAATTTGTGTTGTTGAAAGTCCTGCGGATATTGTCGCAGTAGAAGCAACAGGACAATTTTCTGGCCGTTATTTTGTTTTGATGGGGCACTTGTCACCACTTGATGGTATTGGACCTTCTGATATTGGTCTTGATCGTCTTGAAAATCGATTACAGCATGAAAATATCAGTGAATTAATTCTTGCAACTAACCCAACGGTTGAAGGGGAAGCCACAGCGCATTACATTGCTGAGTTATGTCATGAATATGGTGTACCAGCGAGCCGTATTGCTCATGGTGTTCCTGTCGGTGGCGAGTTAGAACTTGTTGATGGCACAACGCTATCGCACTCATTAGCTGGGCGTCAGCGTTTGTAG